From a region of the Georgenia yuyongxinii genome:
- a CDS encoding potassium channel family protein, producing the protein MSEKAQSRDSGVLVIGLGRFGAAIAATLEKLGRDVLAVEKDPVLVQQWSSRLPVVEADATNPEALVQLGVEDFPVVVVGVGSYLEASVLITGNLVDLELPQIWAKAISAEHGRILRRIGVHHVVYPEYDAGQRVAHMVSGRMLDYIEMEDGFTIVKMRPPRETQGFTVGESKIRERYGITVIGVKPPGEPFEYATQETRIGADDLLIVSGDSALLEKFAHRP; encoded by the coding sequence ATGTCGGAGAAGGCACAGTCCCGGGACTCCGGTGTGCTCGTCATCGGCCTGGGCCGGTTCGGCGCGGCGATCGCCGCGACGCTGGAGAAGCTGGGCCGGGACGTGCTCGCCGTGGAGAAGGACCCGGTGCTGGTGCAACAGTGGTCGAGCCGGCTGCCCGTCGTGGAGGCCGACGCCACGAACCCCGAGGCGCTCGTGCAGCTCGGCGTCGAGGACTTCCCCGTGGTCGTCGTGGGCGTGGGCTCCTACCTGGAGGCCTCGGTGCTCATCACCGGCAACCTCGTGGACCTGGAGCTGCCGCAGATCTGGGCCAAGGCCATCAGCGCCGAGCACGGCCGCATCCTGCGCCGCATCGGCGTGCACCACGTGGTCTACCCCGAGTACGACGCCGGGCAACGCGTGGCGCACATGGTCTCCGGGCGCATGCTCGACTACATCGAGATGGAGGACGGCTTCACCATCGTGAAGATGCGTCCGCCGCGCGAGACCCAGGGGTTCACCGTCGGGGAGTCGAAGATCCGCGAGCGCTACGGCATCACGGTCATCGGGGTGAAGCCGCCCGGCGAGCCCTTCGAGTACGCCACCCAGGAGACCCGCATCGGCGCGGACGACCTGCTCATCGTCAGCGGCGACTCGGCGCTGCTGGAGAAGTTCGCGCACCGTCCCTGA
- the mmsA gene encoding multiple monosaccharide ABC transporter ATP-binding protein yields the protein MSESESILEMRSITKTFPGVKALEDVSLSVRRGEIHAICGENGAGKSTLMKVLSGVYPAGSYEGEIYYEGEKVEFQSIRDSEARGIVIIHQELALVPHLSIAENIFLGNERAAGGMIDWNRTNAEAAALLDRVGLKENPVTAVNQLGVGKQQLVEIAKAASKNVKLLILDEPTAALNDTDSAHLLGLLRNLRTQGVTCIMISHKLNEIADIADSTTIIRDGKTIETLDMSDPTATQDRIIRGMVGRDLTHRYPEHESHVGEEVFRLADWTVLHPTQADRVVIDNASLNVRAGEIVGIAGLMGAGRTELAMSVFGRTYGRVTSGQVFMHGKEVKTRTVREAIDHGIAYATEDRKRYGLNLIEDIKRNVSAAALGKLSKGGWVNDQEEIATAERYRQSLNIKTPSVMALVGKLSGGNQQKVVLSKWLYTDPELLILDEPTRGIDVGAKYEIYTIINALADAGKAVIVISSELPELLGICDRIYTLAFGHLTGVLPKQEATQERLMELMTLEPVKAGQTKQKETVS from the coding sequence ATGAGCGAGAGCGAGAGCATCCTCGAGATGCGCTCCATCACCAAGACGTTCCCGGGGGTCAAGGCGCTCGAGGACGTGTCCCTGAGCGTGCGGCGCGGTGAGATCCACGCGATCTGCGGGGAGAACGGCGCCGGCAAGTCCACCCTCATGAAGGTGCTCTCCGGCGTCTACCCAGCCGGTTCGTACGAGGGCGAGATCTACTACGAGGGCGAGAAGGTCGAGTTCCAGTCGATCCGGGACAGCGAGGCGCGCGGGATCGTCATCATCCACCAGGAGCTCGCCCTGGTACCCCACCTGTCGATCGCCGAGAACATCTTCCTCGGCAACGAGCGCGCGGCCGGCGGGATGATCGACTGGAACCGCACGAACGCCGAGGCTGCCGCCCTGCTGGACCGGGTGGGTCTCAAGGAGAACCCGGTCACGGCGGTGAACCAGCTCGGCGTGGGCAAGCAGCAGCTCGTCGAGATCGCCAAGGCGGCGTCGAAGAACGTCAAGCTGCTCATCCTGGACGAGCCGACCGCGGCGCTGAACGACACGGACTCCGCGCACCTGCTGGGGCTGCTGCGCAACCTCCGGACGCAGGGCGTCACCTGCATCATGATCTCGCACAAGCTCAACGAGATCGCCGACATCGCCGACTCCACCACGATCATCCGGGACGGCAAGACGATCGAGACCCTCGACATGTCGGACCCGACGGCGACCCAGGACCGGATCATCAGGGGCATGGTCGGTCGCGACCTCACCCACCGCTACCCCGAGCACGAGTCCCACGTCGGCGAGGAGGTCTTCCGGCTGGCGGACTGGACCGTCCTGCACCCCACGCAGGCGGACCGGGTGGTCATCGACAACGCGAGCCTGAACGTACGGGCGGGGGAGATCGTCGGCATCGCCGGCCTCATGGGCGCCGGCCGCACAGAGCTGGCGATGAGCGTGTTCGGCCGCACCTACGGCCGGGTCACCTCGGGGCAGGTCTTCATGCACGGCAAGGAGGTCAAGACCCGGACCGTCCGCGAGGCGATCGATCACGGCATCGCGTACGCCACCGAGGACCGCAAGCGCTACGGCCTCAACCTCATCGAGGACATCAAACGCAACGTGTCCGCCGCGGCGCTCGGCAAGCTGTCCAAGGGCGGCTGGGTCAACGACCAGGAGGAGATCGCGACGGCGGAGCGGTACCGCCAGAGCCTCAACATCAAGACCCCCTCGGTGATGGCCCTCGTCGGCAAGCTCTCCGGCGGCAACCAGCAGAAGGTCGTGCTGAGCAAGTGGCTCTACACCGACCCCGAGCTACTCATCCTCGACGAGCCGACGCGCGGCATCGACGTCGGCGCCAAGTACGAGATCTACACCATCATCAACGCCCTCGCCGACGCAGGGAAGGCGGTCATCGTCATCTCCTCCGAGCTCCCCGAGCTCCTGGGCATCTGCGACCGCATCTACACCCTCGCGTTCGGCCACCTCACCGGCGTCCTGCCCAAGCAGGAGGCCACCCAGGAACGGCTCATGGAGCTAATGACCCTCGAGCCCGTGAAGGCCGGGCAGACCAAGCAGAAGGAGACAGTCTCATGA
- the xylB gene encoding xylulokinase, with protein sequence MRETLVAGIDSSTQSCKVVVRDATTGALRRFGQAPHPDGTEVDPEAWWDALRAALAAAGGLDDVEAVSVAGQQHGLVALDAEGAVIRPALLWNDTRSAGAARDLIAELGRADRGDAAAGPAAWAEATGSVPVASLTVTKLRWLADHEPENAARVAAVALPHDWLTWRLGGATSFDTLVTDRSDASGTGYFDTARGVYRRDLLALALRRDRVEDLVLPRVLGPGVGAGRGDLAADLGHLVLGPGAGDNAGAALGLGMAGGDVAVSIGTSGVVSAVSPRPVADPSGLVAGFADATGSFLPLAVTLNGSRVLDAAARLLGVDHAGLSALALTAPAGAGGLTLVPYLEGERTPNLPGATGSLLGLTLSTMTPEHLARAAVEGLLCGLADGVDAVRAQGVPVERIQLIGGAARSEAVRRVAPAVLGRPVQVPAPGEYVADGAARQAAWVLSGEPEPPTWSTTEVRTYDGEPAPQVRERYAARRHLVTGR encoded by the coding sequence ATGCGCGAGACGCTGGTCGCCGGGATCGACTCCTCCACCCAGTCCTGCAAGGTGGTGGTCCGCGACGCCACCACCGGTGCGCTGCGCCGGTTCGGGCAGGCCCCTCACCCGGACGGCACGGAGGTCGACCCCGAGGCGTGGTGGGACGCCCTGCGGGCGGCCCTGGCCGCGGCCGGCGGCCTCGACGACGTCGAGGCCGTCAGCGTGGCCGGCCAGCAGCACGGCCTCGTCGCGCTGGACGCCGAGGGCGCGGTCATCCGTCCGGCGCTGCTGTGGAACGACACCCGCAGCGCCGGTGCGGCCCGCGACCTCATCGCCGAGCTCGGCCGCGCGGACCGCGGGGACGCCGCGGCCGGTCCGGCGGCCTGGGCCGAGGCCACCGGTTCGGTGCCGGTGGCGTCCCTGACCGTCACCAAGCTGCGGTGGCTCGCCGATCACGAGCCGGAGAACGCCGCCCGGGTAGCGGCGGTGGCGTTGCCCCACGACTGGCTCACGTGGCGGCTGGGCGGGGCGACGAGCTTCGACACCCTGGTCACGGACCGGTCCGACGCCTCCGGCACGGGGTACTTCGACACCGCCCGTGGCGTCTACCGGCGGGACCTGCTGGCCCTGGCGCTGCGGCGCGACCGGGTCGAGGACCTCGTGCTCCCGCGCGTCCTTGGCCCGGGGGTGGGGGCCGGGCGCGGTGACCTCGCGGCCGACCTCGGCCACCTGGTGCTGGGGCCCGGCGCCGGGGACAACGCCGGTGCGGCGCTCGGTCTGGGGATGGCCGGGGGCGACGTGGCGGTCTCCATCGGGACCTCCGGCGTCGTCAGCGCCGTCTCCCCGCGGCCGGTGGCCGACCCCAGCGGGCTGGTCGCCGGCTTCGCCGACGCCACCGGCTCGTTCCTGCCGCTGGCGGTCACGCTCAACGGTTCACGCGTGCTGGATGCCGCAGCCCGGCTGCTCGGCGTCGACCACGCGGGCCTCAGCGCGCTGGCGCTGACCGCGCCGGCCGGGGCCGGCGGACTGACGTTGGTGCCCTACCTCGAAGGGGAGCGGACACCCAACCTCCCCGGGGCCACCGGATCGCTGCTCGGGCTGACGTTGTCGACCATGACGCCCGAGCACCTCGCCCGCGCCGCGGTGGAGGGCCTGCTCTGCGGCCTGGCCGACGGCGTGGACGCGGTGCGCGCGCAGGGGGTGCCGGTCGAGCGCATCCAGCTGATCGGCGGTGCCGCCAGGTCCGAGGCCGTCCGCCGAGTCGCACCCGCGGTCCTGGGCCGCCCGGTCCAGGTCCCGGCACCGGGGGAGTACGTGGCCGATGGCGCCGCGCGCCAGGCCGCCTGGGTGCTCTCGGGTGAGCCGGAGCCACCCACCTGGAGCACGACGGAGGTACGCACCTACGACGGCGAGCCCGCTCCGCAGGTGCGCGAGCGGTACGCCGCCCGCCGGCACCTGGTGACCGGGCGCTGA
- the xylA gene encoding xylose isomerase, whose protein sequence is MVRKPTPEDRFSFGLWTVGWTARDQFGEATRPALDPWEYATRLAELGAWGVTFHDDDVVPFGADDASRGQILTTFKKAADDAGLVIEMVTTNTFSHPVFKDGAFTSNDRSVRRFALRKILRNVDLAAELGAETFVMWGGREGSEYDGAKDVNAALDRYAEGIDTVAGYIKDKGYGLRIALEPKPNEPRGDILLPTVGHALGFIAQLDNGDIVGLNPETGHEQMAGLNYTHGLAQALWSGKLFHIDLNGQRSIKFDQDLVFGHGDLLSAFFTVDLVENGFPGAGQDGPMYTGPRHFDYKPSRTEGFDGVWESARANMEMYLMLAEKAKAYRADPEVQAAMEQSGVLELSEPTLARGESLEDFLADRGAFEDFDADAAAQRDFNFVRLNQLALRHLIG, encoded by the coding sequence ATGGTGCGCAAGCCCACCCCCGAGGACCGCTTCTCCTTCGGTCTGTGGACCGTCGGCTGGACGGCCCGCGACCAGTTCGGCGAGGCAACCAGACCGGCCCTAGACCCCTGGGAGTATGCGACCCGGCTCGCCGAGCTCGGCGCCTGGGGCGTGACCTTCCACGACGACGACGTGGTGCCGTTCGGTGCCGACGACGCCAGCCGCGGGCAGATCCTCACCACGTTCAAGAAGGCCGCGGACGACGCCGGCCTGGTGATCGAGATGGTCACCACGAACACCTTCAGCCACCCGGTGTTCAAGGACGGCGCCTTCACCTCCAACGACCGGTCGGTGCGCCGCTTCGCGCTGCGCAAGATCCTGCGCAACGTCGACCTCGCCGCCGAGCTGGGTGCGGAGACGTTCGTGATGTGGGGCGGGCGCGAGGGCAGCGAGTACGACGGCGCGAAGGACGTGAACGCCGCGCTCGACCGCTATGCCGAGGGCATCGACACCGTCGCGGGCTACATCAAGGACAAGGGCTACGGCCTGCGCATCGCCCTGGAGCCCAAGCCCAACGAGCCGCGCGGTGACATCCTGCTGCCGACCGTCGGCCACGCCCTGGGCTTCATCGCCCAGCTGGACAACGGCGACATCGTGGGCCTGAACCCCGAGACGGGGCACGAGCAGATGGCCGGGCTGAACTACACCCACGGCCTCGCGCAGGCCCTGTGGTCGGGCAAGCTCTTCCACATCGACCTCAACGGCCAGCGCTCGATCAAGTTCGACCAGGACCTCGTATTCGGCCACGGCGACCTCCTCTCCGCGTTCTTCACCGTGGACCTGGTTGAGAACGGCTTCCCGGGTGCCGGCCAGGACGGCCCCATGTACACCGGACCACGCCACTTCGACTACAAGCCCTCGCGCACCGAGGGCTTCGACGGTGTGTGGGAGTCGGCCCGGGCCAACATGGAGATGTACCTCATGCTCGCGGAGAAGGCCAAGGCCTACCGCGCCGACCCCGAGGTGCAGGCGGCCATGGAGCAGTCCGGCGTCCTGGAGCTGTCCGAGCCGACGCTCGCCCGGGGGGAGTCGCTCGAGGACTTCCTCGCCGACCGTGGCGCCTTCGAGGACTTCGACGCCGACGCCGCCGCGCAGCGTGACTTCAACTTCGTGCGCCTCAACCAGCTGGCGCTGCGCCACCTCATCGGCTGA
- the mmsB gene encoding multiple monosaccharide ABC transporter permease, which produces MTAIASVRELLSRNMRTSGIYIAFVVIVGLFTILTNGVLLSPGNITNLVLQYSYILILAIGMVIVIIGGHIDLSVGSVVALTGAVSAVLVIQQGMPWWVGLLAALATGVAVGVWQGFWVAYVGIPAFIVTLAGMLIFRGLTLLVLGNISLSPFPAEYQRIASGFLNGLLGGQGFDVFTLLIGAIGVAGYAVNSFRHRSARLRYKQPVESMPLFVLKVVAVAAVVMAFAFQLSRSRGLPIVLILLAFLIIGYSLVTQKSIFGRHVYAIGGNLNAAQLSGVKVRAVNFWIFVNMGVLASVAGIVYSSRSNGAQPAAGNMFELDAIAAVFIGGAAVTGGIGTVVGAMVGGMIMAVMSNGMQLMGIDQSVQAVVRGLVLLLAVAFDVYNKRRASGLR; this is translated from the coding sequence ATGACTGCCATCGCGAGCGTCCGGGAGCTGCTCTCCAGGAACATGCGAACCAGCGGCATCTACATCGCGTTCGTCGTGATCGTCGGTCTTTTCACGATCCTCACGAACGGCGTGCTGCTCAGCCCCGGCAACATCACCAACCTCGTCCTGCAGTACTCCTACATCCTCATCCTCGCCATCGGCATGGTCATCGTGATCATCGGCGGGCACATCGACCTGTCCGTGGGGTCGGTGGTCGCGCTGACAGGCGCGGTCTCCGCCGTCCTGGTCATCCAGCAGGGCATGCCCTGGTGGGTCGGTCTCCTGGCGGCCCTCGCCACCGGCGTGGCGGTCGGCGTCTGGCAGGGGTTCTGGGTGGCGTACGTCGGCATCCCGGCGTTCATCGTCACGCTCGCCGGCATGCTCATCTTCCGCGGGCTGACCCTGCTGGTGCTCGGCAACATCTCTCTGTCGCCGTTCCCGGCGGAGTACCAGCGGATCGCCAGCGGCTTCCTGAACGGGCTGCTGGGCGGGCAGGGCTTCGACGTGTTCACCCTGCTCATCGGCGCCATCGGCGTGGCGGGGTACGCGGTGAACTCGTTCCGGCACCGCAGCGCACGGCTGCGATACAAGCAGCCGGTGGAGTCGATGCCGCTGTTCGTCCTCAAGGTGGTGGCCGTCGCCGCGGTCGTCATGGCCTTCGCGTTCCAGCTCTCGCGCAGCCGTGGCCTGCCGATCGTGCTGATCCTGCTGGCGTTCCTCATCATCGGGTACAGCCTGGTGACCCAGAAGAGCATCTTCGGACGGCACGTGTACGCGATCGGGGGGAACCTCAACGCCGCGCAGCTCTCGGGCGTGAAGGTGCGCGCGGTGAACTTCTGGATCTTCGTCAACATGGGCGTGCTGGCCTCCGTGGCCGGCATCGTCTACTCCTCGCGCTCCAACGGCGCGCAGCCCGCGGCGGGCAACATGTTCGAGCTCGACGCCATCGCGGCCGTCTTCATCGGTGGTGCCGCGGTCACCGGAGGCATCGGCACGGTGGTCGGCGCCATGGTCGGTGGCATGATCATGGCCGTCATGAGCAACGGCATGCAGCTCATGGGTATCGACCAGTCCGTCCAGGCGGTCGTCCGCGGCCTCGTGCTGCTGCTGGCCGTCGCCTTCGACGTCTACAACAAGCGGCGGGCGTCCGGCCTGCGGTGA